The Fibrobacterota bacterium genome includes a window with the following:
- the yajC gene encoding preprotein translocase subunit YajC: MKFDPTQILFFAAMIGILYFMIFLPKKKEQQAFTKMIQSLKKGDRVMTQSGMYGEVAAIKGDIVTLEFHDGVRIDFNKTAISKAVEEKAEAKA; encoded by the coding sequence ATGAAATTCGACCCCACCCAAATCCTGTTTTTCGCGGCCATGATCGGCATCCTCTACTTCATGATCTTCCTGCCGAAGAAAAAGGAGCAACAGGCCTTCACCAAGATGATACAATCGCTTAAGAAGGGCGATCGGGTGATGACCCAGTCCGGGATGTACGGCGAAGTAGCCGCCATCAAAGGCGACATCGTGACCCTGGAATTCCACGACGGCGTGCGTATCGACTTCAACAAGACGGCCATCTCCAAGGCAGTGGAGGAAAAAGCCGAGGCCAAGGCCTGA
- a CDS encoding methylated-DNA--[protein]-cysteine S-methyltransferase: MTLLKKRFPTPTGEMTLVAHARALVGLVWDESELPRLGLAAAEPGANAPLDEGARQLQEYFAGKRTRFDLPLDPAGSEFQRSVWDRLREIPFGTTWSYRELASRVGNPGAARAVGSANGRNPLCILIPCHRVVRASGDLGGYAGGTERKAFLIELEGSAART, encoded by the coding sequence ATGACCTTGCTCAAGAAACGTTTTCCGACTCCTACGGGAGAAATGACCTTGGTCGCGCATGCGCGGGCCTTGGTGGGTTTGGTTTGGGACGAAAGCGAGTTGCCGCGTTTGGGCCTGGCTGCGGCAGAGCCCGGGGCGAACGCGCCTTTGGACGAGGGCGCGCGCCAGCTCCAAGAATATTTCGCGGGGAAACGCACGCGATTCGATTTGCCCCTCGATCCCGCGGGATCGGAATTCCAACGATCGGTTTGGGACCGATTGCGGGAAATTCCTTTCGGAACCACTTGGAGTTACCGGGAGCTGGCTTCGCGCGTGGGCAACCCCGGCGCGGCCCGCGCGGTCGGCTCCGCCAACGGCCGCAATCCCCTATGCATCCTGATCCCATGCCATCGCGTGGTCAGGGCTTCCGGCGATCTCGGCGGGTATGCGGGAGGGACGGAGCGAAAGGCTTTCCTGATCGAGCTGGAGGGCTCCGCGGCCAGGACCTGA
- the def gene encoding peptide deformylase — protein MVLPIYLYGQKVLRKRATEVAKVTPELAKLADDMLETMYHSNGIGLAAPQVGRSIRLIVVDVAGEEEEKHPYFLFNPAVKDSKGEIAAEEGCLSVPGVWADVERPETITVEYLDKNGKRQVLKNIDGLLARCIQHEIDHLNGVLFVDKISATDRTLNDGKLKKISKESKTVPA, from the coding sequence ATGGTGCTTCCCATCTATTTGTACGGCCAAAAGGTCCTGCGCAAGCGGGCCACCGAGGTGGCCAAGGTAACCCCAGAGCTGGCCAAGCTCGCCGACGACATGCTCGAGACCATGTACCATTCCAACGGCATCGGGCTGGCCGCCCCCCAGGTCGGGCGCAGCATCCGACTGATCGTGGTGGACGTGGCGGGCGAGGAAGAGGAAAAGCATCCTTACTTCCTCTTCAATCCCGCCGTGAAGGATAGCAAGGGCGAGATCGCCGCCGAGGAAGGTTGCTTGTCGGTGCCGGGAGTATGGGCCGACGTCGAGCGCCCCGAAACCATCACGGTGGAATACCTGGACAAGAACGGCAAGCGCCAGGTGCTGAAGAACATCGATGGGCTTTTGGCCCGTTGCATCCAGCACGAGATCGATCACCTGAACGGTGTCCTTTTCGTCGATAAGATCTCGGCCACCGATCGGACCTTGAATGACGGCAAGCTGAAGAAGATCTCCAAGGAATCGAAGACCGTTCCGGCGTGA
- a CDS encoding DNA-3-methyladenine glycosylase 2 family protein: protein MGQDQAYYRAMLARDARFDGKFFVGVKTTGIYCRPVCPARPKRRNVEFFPDARSAENAGYRPCLRCRPEAAPDSAAWNGSSALVQRALRALAESGHEGVGEEAFAARFGLGARQLRRVFLAEVGKTPARIAADRRLDFARKLIAETGLPMARIAGSAGFASVRRFNAAIRERFRRSPTEMRRHRRGASESEGVELSLPFRPPFDWDASLDYYRSHAIDGLEAFSEGAYERLFRFGSGPAGHLRVSLGTGAKLRLQVRGGDVADLGRAARAVRRMFDLDADPAEVAAAFAGAPGLDRLLRLRPGLRAPRGWDAFETAVCAVLGQLVSIPQANRLIAQLIEAYGEPVAHPLGGTARLFPRPESLADSDLARVGTTGARKAALRELAARVAAGNLSFSSAQDPIAFRASLRSIKGIGPWTAEYVSLRALGDVDAFPAADLVLQRAIASDPGLDPERVRPWRGYAAAHLWRAWTLARRGENP from the coding sequence ATGGGCCAAGACCAAGCTTACTATCGGGCCATGCTGGCGCGCGATGCGCGCTTCGATGGCAAGTTCTTCGTGGGCGTGAAGACCACGGGCATCTACTGCCGTCCCGTTTGCCCCGCCCGGCCCAAGCGCCGCAACGTCGAGTTCTTCCCCGATGCGCGCTCCGCCGAAAACGCGGGCTACCGGCCATGCCTTCGCTGTCGTCCCGAAGCCGCGCCCGATTCGGCCGCCTGGAACGGATCATCGGCCTTGGTCCAACGGGCCCTTAGGGCCCTGGCCGAAAGCGGACACGAGGGCGTGGGCGAAGAGGCCTTCGCGGCCCGCTTCGGGCTGGGAGCGCGCCAACTGCGCCGCGTATTCCTCGCCGAAGTGGGCAAGACCCCGGCCCGCATCGCCGCCGATCGCCGTCTGGACTTCGCCCGCAAGCTCATCGCCGAAACCGGTTTGCCCATGGCCCGCATCGCGGGGTCGGCGGGCTTCGCTTCCGTGCGGCGCTTCAACGCCGCCATCCGCGAACGTTTCCGGCGTTCGCCCACGGAAATGCGCCGGCACCGGCGCGGCGCATCCGAAAGCGAAGGCGTGGAACTAAGCCTGCCTTTTCGTCCTCCCTTCGATTGGGACGCGTCCCTGGACTATTACCGCTCCCATGCCATCGACGGACTTGAGGCCTTTTCCGAAGGGGCTTACGAACGCCTCTTCCGATTCGGGTCCGGTCCGGCCGGGCATCTGCGCGTGAGCCTGGGGACCGGCGCGAAACTGCGTTTGCAAGTGCGCGGCGGCGACGTGGCCGATCTCGGACGCGCCGCGCGGGCGGTGCGGCGCATGTTCGATCTGGATGCCGATCCGGCCGAGGTGGCCGCGGCCTTCGCGGGCGCGCCCGGGCTTGATCGCCTGCTACGCCTGCGGCCGGGGCTGCGGGCGCCGCGGGGATGGGACGCTTTCGAGACCGCGGTTTGCGCGGTGTTGGGTCAATTGGTGAGCATCCCCCAGGCCAACCGCCTCATCGCCCAATTGATCGAGGCTTACGGGGAACCGGTCGCGCATCCCCTGGGTGGAACGGCGCGGTTGTTCCCGCGTCCCGAGTCCTTGGCCGATTCCGATCTCGCGCGCGTGGGCACGACCGGCGCGCGCAAGGCCGCGCTGCGGGAACTCGCGGCGCGGGTGGCGGCGGGGAATTTGTCCTTCTCCAGCGCCCAGGATCCGATCGCATTCCGGGCGTCCCTGCGATCCATCAAGGGCATCGGGCCGTGGACCGCCGAATACGTGAGCCTGCGGGCCCTGGGCGACGTCGATGCCTTCCCGGCGGCGGACCTGGTACTGCAACGCGCGATCGCATCCGATCCCGGCTTGGATCCGGAGCGGGTGCGGCCCTGGCGCGGCTACGCGGCCGCGCATCTATGGCGCGCCTGGACCTTGGCGCGCAGAGGGGAGAATCCATGA